In the genome of Rudaeicoccus suwonensis, one region contains:
- a CDS encoding DUF4913 domain-containing protein: MKPSTPRRRGGRSAAPAQAAPAAPAAQPTARPDKAPGTDPVAQAAAVVRAAYDALLDAQGQVAVATAQLDEARAAAPRLSPRLAAAADAVDAARSAQATADASLDAADRVLADRDGAVRVAEAKLEELNTSTQAVGVGQLVAAEERQAKAVRDRAAAAEELSAARRVAQRSEQELTAAQEHLEQVRADPGPGPASVVSADTKLAKLRRAQAAAEGAYADAQQAHRQVAADAAKGNPLAGPRLQHFQSLEEFVSDYVLENWERDNGSTHTDLRWCAKWWEHPEAITRLEHVWEAFEAARREPPPAMSSWWRDHLDHHMARLTDPRGPFEHCDHTTGTHRCLPPWNADPAPDGLFEDTFESETAIERAKVRDIADQRAAHHAAVAEVPVDAAAEHPNTDQTTPIPTEGVGA; this comes from the coding sequence ATGAAACCCAGCACCCCAAGGCGGCGGGGCGGGCGCTCCGCGGCTCCGGCACAGGCCGCGCCTGCGGCACCGGCCGCGCAGCCCACGGCGCGCCCCGATAAAGCGCCAGGCACGGACCCGGTCGCGCAGGCCGCCGCCGTCGTCCGCGCCGCGTATGACGCCCTGCTGGACGCCCAAGGTCAGGTAGCGGTCGCGACCGCGCAGCTGGACGAAGCACGCGCGGCAGCGCCACGGCTCAGTCCACGGTTGGCGGCCGCCGCAGATGCGGTCGACGCCGCGAGATCCGCGCAGGCCACGGCGGACGCCTCCCTCGATGCGGCGGATCGCGTGCTGGCGGACCGGGACGGCGCAGTCCGGGTGGCCGAGGCGAAACTGGAGGAACTGAACACCTCCACCCAAGCGGTCGGTGTCGGGCAGCTGGTCGCGGCCGAGGAGCGGCAGGCCAAAGCGGTCCGTGACCGTGCCGCGGCCGCGGAGGAGCTGTCGGCGGCGCGCCGCGTCGCCCAGCGCTCCGAGCAAGAGCTGACTGCTGCGCAGGAGCACTTGGAGCAGGTGAGAGCCGACCCAGGGCCTGGCCCGGCGTCGGTGGTCTCGGCCGACACGAAGCTCGCGAAGCTGCGCCGGGCACAGGCCGCGGCGGAGGGTGCGTATGCCGACGCGCAGCAGGCACACCGCCAGGTCGCCGCCGACGCCGCCAAGGGCAACCCGCTTGCCGGACCGCGCCTGCAGCACTTCCAATCGTTGGAGGAGTTCGTCAGCGACTACGTGCTGGAGAACTGGGAACGCGACAACGGCAGCACGCACACGGATCTGCGCTGGTGCGCGAAGTGGTGGGAGCACCCGGAGGCGATCACCCGCCTGGAGCACGTGTGGGAGGCATTCGAAGCGGCGCGGCGGGAACCACCGCCGGCGATGAGCTCGTGGTGGCGAGACCACCTCGATCACCACATGGCCCGCCTGACCGACCCGCGCGGCCCGTTCGAGCACTGCGACCACACCACCGGCACCCACCGGTGCCTGCCGCCCTGGAACGCAGACCCGGCCCCTGACGGGCTGTTCGAGGACACCTTCGAATCCGAAACCGCGATCGAGCGGGCCAAGGTCCGTGACATCGCAGACCAACGTGCAGCTCACCACGCCGCGGTCGCCGAGGTCCCGGTCGACGCGGCAGCTGAGCACCCCAACACCGACCAGACCACACCGATCCCGACAGAAGGAGTAGGCGCATGA